From the genome of Falco cherrug isolate bFalChe1 chromosome 14, bFalChe1.pri, whole genome shotgun sequence, one region includes:
- the LOC106631644 gene encoding uncharacterized protein LOC106631644 isoform X2 has translation MEVQLASGFLPLLLLAWLPAGLSHQISATIDVSVGLDLILQCLLQAGSNSTARGVKWFNTTQNNGEKQNEDGVEMKNGSAQLVFPSVNKAHSGMYTCRMENMRNTSRNKDSKLNTHGTVASQPRESVITTECRFKIWSENLTVHVKWYRPAGLEVGNQTDTIVLGENCANLTSPGMHAASTGICGCRVFITRVNLTDTGNGCSPGAPQAKGTWIETWAGLNFPLCIIFSLAAATLLYMLVIGLLVWRCRRNRKGKAEPALSLRLLWELVSISSSPAGLDKPRLGRCPSLISCCSCSLGVPCTGLSRTNCPGVGRRFTPPFLLASCWLRACSWHKLWCK, from the exons ATGGAGGTCCAGCTGGCCAGCGGCTTTctgcccctgctgctccttgcctggctgcctgctg GACTGTCTCACCAGATTTCAGCCACAATTGACGTGTCGGTAGGGTTAGATCTCATCTTGCAGTGCCTGCTCCAGGCAGGCTCAAACAGCACTGCCAGGGGTGTGAAATGGTTTAATACCACACAAAAcaatggagaaaagcagaatgaagaTGGTGTGGAGATGAAAAATGGTTCTGCCCAGCTCGTCTTCCCCAGTGTGAACAAAGCACATTCAGGAATGTACACGTGCAGGATGGAGAACATGAGGAACACGTCCAGGAACAAAGATTCCAAACTGAACACTCATG GGACAGTCGCCAGCCAGCCAAGAGAGTCAGTCATCACCACAGAGTGCAGGTTCAAGATTTGGTCAGAGAATCTCACAGTACACGTGAAGTGGTACAGACCTGCAGGTCTGGAGGTGGGAAATCAAACTGACACCATCGTTCTGGGAGAAAACTGTGCCAACCTCACCAGCCCTGGCATGcatgcagccagcacaggaaTCTGTGGGTGTAGGGTCTTCATCACAAGAGTAAACTTGACAGACACTGGAAATG GCTGTAGCCCTGGGGCACCTCAGGCCAAAGGCACCTGGATTGAGACCTGGGCAG GACTCAACTTCCCCCTGTGTATCATCTTCAGCTTAGCAGCGGCGACGCTTCTTTACATGCTGGTAATTGGCCTTCTGGTGTGGCGGtgcagaaggaacagaaaaggtaAGGCTGAGCCCGCGCTGAGCCTCCGTCTGCTGTGGGAACTGGTCAGCATCTCCTCCTCACCTGCTGGCCTGGACAAGCCCAGGCTTGGGAGATGTCCATCTTTGAtatcctgctgctcctgctcactTGGGGTTCCCTGCACAGGTCTGTCCCGAACAAACTGTCCCGGGGTGGGGAGAAGGTTCACCCCTCCCTTTCTTCTGGCCAGTTGCTGGTTGAGAGCCTGCTCATGGCACAAGCTGTGGTGCAAGTGA
- the LOC106631644 gene encoding uncharacterized protein LOC106631644 isoform X1 has translation MEVQLASGFLPLLLLAWLPAGLSHQISATIDVSVGLDLILQCLLQAGSNSTARGVKWFNTTQNNGEKQNEDGVEMKNGSAQLVFPSVNKAHSGMYTCRMENMRNTSRNKDSKLNTHGTVASQPRESVITTECRFKIWSENLTVHVKWYRPAGLEVGNQTDTIVLGENCANLTSPGMHAASTGICGCRVFITRVNLTDTGNGTQGTVPSCSPGAPQAKGTWIETWAGLNFPLCIIFSLAAATLLYMLVIGLLVWRCRRNRKGKAEPALSLRLLWELVSISSSPAGLDKPRLGRCPSLISCCSCSLGVPCTGLSRTNCPGVGRRFTPPFLLASCWLRACSWHKLWCK, from the exons ATGGAGGTCCAGCTGGCCAGCGGCTTTctgcccctgctgctccttgcctggctgcctgctg GACTGTCTCACCAGATTTCAGCCACAATTGACGTGTCGGTAGGGTTAGATCTCATCTTGCAGTGCCTGCTCCAGGCAGGCTCAAACAGCACTGCCAGGGGTGTGAAATGGTTTAATACCACACAAAAcaatggagaaaagcagaatgaagaTGGTGTGGAGATGAAAAATGGTTCTGCCCAGCTCGTCTTCCCCAGTGTGAACAAAGCACATTCAGGAATGTACACGTGCAGGATGGAGAACATGAGGAACACGTCCAGGAACAAAGATTCCAAACTGAACACTCATG GGACAGTCGCCAGCCAGCCAAGAGAGTCAGTCATCACCACAGAGTGCAGGTTCAAGATTTGGTCAGAGAATCTCACAGTACACGTGAAGTGGTACAGACCTGCAGGTCTGGAGGTGGGAAATCAAACTGACACCATCGTTCTGGGAGAAAACTGTGCCAACCTCACCAGCCCTGGCATGcatgcagccagcacaggaaTCTGTGGGTGTAGGGTCTTCATCACAAGAGTAAACTTGACAGACACTGGAAATGGTACGCAAGGGACAGTTCCTA GCTGTAGCCCTGGGGCACCTCAGGCCAAAGGCACCTGGATTGAGACCTGGGCAG GACTCAACTTCCCCCTGTGTATCATCTTCAGCTTAGCAGCGGCGACGCTTCTTTACATGCTGGTAATTGGCCTTCTGGTGTGGCGGtgcagaaggaacagaaaaggtaAGGCTGAGCCCGCGCTGAGCCTCCGTCTGCTGTGGGAACTGGTCAGCATCTCCTCCTCACCTGCTGGCCTGGACAAGCCCAGGCTTGGGAGATGTCCATCTTTGAtatcctgctgctcctgctcactTGGGGTTCCCTGCACAGGTCTGTCCCGAACAAACTGTCCCGGGGTGGGGAGAAGGTTCACCCCTCCCTTTCTTCTGGCCAGTTGCTGGTTGAGAGCCTGCTCATGGCACAAGCTGTGGTGCAAGTGA
- the LOC106631644 gene encoding uncharacterized protein LOC106631644 isoform X3: protein MEVQLASGFLPLLLLAWLPAGLSHQISATIDVSVGLDLILQCLLQAGSNSTARGVKWFNTTQNNGEKQNEDGVEMKNGSAQLVFPSVNKAHSGMYTCRMENMRNTSRNKDSKLNTHGTVASQPRESVITTECRFKIWSENLTVHVKWYRPAGLEVGNQTDTIVLGENCANLTSPGMHAASTGICGCRVFITRVNLTDTGNGTQGTVPSCSPGAPQAKGTWIETWAGLNFPLCIIFSLAAATLLYMLVIGLLVWRCRRNRKGKITSRQVVEMDQLRMASSVTGTEDLTYANLKFEKKGAKPASSDVVYTEIKPSQQKQCGRDAGAASAGMVISPKGEDK, encoded by the exons ATGGAGGTCCAGCTGGCCAGCGGCTTTctgcccctgctgctccttgcctggctgcctgctg GACTGTCTCACCAGATTTCAGCCACAATTGACGTGTCGGTAGGGTTAGATCTCATCTTGCAGTGCCTGCTCCAGGCAGGCTCAAACAGCACTGCCAGGGGTGTGAAATGGTTTAATACCACACAAAAcaatggagaaaagcagaatgaagaTGGTGTGGAGATGAAAAATGGTTCTGCCCAGCTCGTCTTCCCCAGTGTGAACAAAGCACATTCAGGAATGTACACGTGCAGGATGGAGAACATGAGGAACACGTCCAGGAACAAAGATTCCAAACTGAACACTCATG GGACAGTCGCCAGCCAGCCAAGAGAGTCAGTCATCACCACAGAGTGCAGGTTCAAGATTTGGTCAGAGAATCTCACAGTACACGTGAAGTGGTACAGACCTGCAGGTCTGGAGGTGGGAAATCAAACTGACACCATCGTTCTGGGAGAAAACTGTGCCAACCTCACCAGCCCTGGCATGcatgcagccagcacaggaaTCTGTGGGTGTAGGGTCTTCATCACAAGAGTAAACTTGACAGACACTGGAAATGGTACGCAAGGGACAGTTCCTA GCTGTAGCCCTGGGGCACCTCAGGCCAAAGGCACCTGGATTGAGACCTGGGCAG GACTCAACTTCCCCCTGTGTATCATCTTCAGCTTAGCAGCGGCGACGCTTCTTTACATGCTGGTAATTGGCCTTCTGGTGTGGCGGtgcagaaggaacagaaaag GAAAGATTACAAGCAGGCAAGTGGTAGAGATGGATCAGCTCAGAATG GCATCCTCGGTGACAGGGACTGAGGACCTGACCTACGCCAACCTGAAGTTCGAAAAGAAGGGGGCGAAACCCGCCTCCTCTGACGTTGTTTACACCGAGATCAAACCAtcacagcaaaagcagtgtGGCAGGGATGCGGGTGCTGCCAGCGCAGGGATGGTTATCTCCCCCAAGGGAGAGGACAAatga
- the LOC106631644 gene encoding uncharacterized protein LOC106631644 isoform X4, with translation MEVQLASGFLPLLLLAWLPAGLSHQISATIDVSVGLDLILQCLLQAGSNSTARGVKWFNTTQNNGEKQNEDGVEMKNGSAQLVFPSVNKAHSGMYTCRMENMRNTSRNKDSKLNTHGTVASQPRESVITTECRFKIWSENLTVHVKWYRPAGLEVGNQTDTIVLGENCANLTSPGMHAASTGICGCRVFITRVNLTDTGNGTQGTVPSCSPGAPQAKGTWIETWAGLNFPLCIIFSLAAATLLYMLVIGLLVWRCRRNRKGILGDRD, from the exons ATGGAGGTCCAGCTGGCCAGCGGCTTTctgcccctgctgctccttgcctggctgcctgctg GACTGTCTCACCAGATTTCAGCCACAATTGACGTGTCGGTAGGGTTAGATCTCATCTTGCAGTGCCTGCTCCAGGCAGGCTCAAACAGCACTGCCAGGGGTGTGAAATGGTTTAATACCACACAAAAcaatggagaaaagcagaatgaagaTGGTGTGGAGATGAAAAATGGTTCTGCCCAGCTCGTCTTCCCCAGTGTGAACAAAGCACATTCAGGAATGTACACGTGCAGGATGGAGAACATGAGGAACACGTCCAGGAACAAAGATTCCAAACTGAACACTCATG GGACAGTCGCCAGCCAGCCAAGAGAGTCAGTCATCACCACAGAGTGCAGGTTCAAGATTTGGTCAGAGAATCTCACAGTACACGTGAAGTGGTACAGACCTGCAGGTCTGGAGGTGGGAAATCAAACTGACACCATCGTTCTGGGAGAAAACTGTGCCAACCTCACCAGCCCTGGCATGcatgcagccagcacaggaaTCTGTGGGTGTAGGGTCTTCATCACAAGAGTAAACTTGACAGACACTGGAAATGGTACGCAAGGGACAGTTCCTA GCTGTAGCCCTGGGGCACCTCAGGCCAAAGGCACCTGGATTGAGACCTGGGCAG GACTCAACTTCCCCCTGTGTATCATCTTCAGCTTAGCAGCGGCGACGCTTCTTTACATGCTGGTAATTGGCCTTCTGGTGTGGCGGtgcagaaggaacagaaaag GCATCCTCGGTGACAGGGACTGA